Genomic window (Pirellulales bacterium):
AGTTGGCCCGCAGTGACATCCTGAACCTTCGGCAAAGTGGCGATGCGGCCCAAGTCTTGGTCGAATCGCCAGACGACCACGTCATGCGTCTTACGCATGTCGTCGAGCATTCTGCCAGCGGTGAATTCGGTCACGACCTGACCAATCCGCGAATCGCCGGGAGACGATGAGGGCGCATCTGAATTGCCGAGCCCCATGCTGATGCTCGTATCGGCCAAGACGAGCACTCGCGAGTTTTGGATTTCCTTCTGCTCCGACCATTTCTGCAAATCGAGATAGAAGAGCAACAATCCGGCAAACGCGGCCAAGCGCATGATCGCCAGAAACAAGCCGACGCCCGGCCGCAGCTCGACGCTGTCGCGGCGATACATATACGCCACAAACGCCACGACCGCCAGGCAGGCCAGCACCACCAGCGGCGTTTGCCACCATTCGCTGAACGACTGCCACTGCGAGAATTGGTATTTCGTCGTCGTGGCGGCGCTCGCCGGCGAGGCGGCATCAGCAAACAAAAGTGATTCGATCCCGAACATCAACGGGCCAACTCCTTGGCGTTGGGATGATAACTGCACGAATAGGCCAGCAACTGCTCGCAAACCAACAGGCCGATCAGCGAATAGAGCACGAGCCGCCCGAGGTTCGCCCGATCGAATTCCCCGGAATCGAAAAAGGCGTCGGCCGCGTGATGGAAGCGGTATTTCACTCCGCTCAGGCGGCTTTCCAACTGCGGGCCGTCGATTGTTTTCAGATCGCCCTCCTCGGGAGCGACGTTGTAAGCAAAGCGGCGCGATTCGTTGCGATTGTCGGGCGTGGTGAACTGCACTTCGTAAATGCCGCTCTGCGCCGCGTCGCCGGGCAGCGCGGCTTTGAAGCGATCACCGCTCGGCGCGCCCTCGACGGGCAAGGTCCCGGCGGGCCCGCGCTGCGGCGTGATGAATTTCACCTGCGGCAGATACTTCGCGCGATCGAACTCGACTTCGAGCGGCCCCCCCACTTCCCGGCTCGGATTGGTCTGCTTCGCCGCCGAGAGGTAGGCTGCCAGTTGCAGCATCGCCCCGATGTGCCGCGGCGTCCGGGCCAGGTTGTTCCAGGTCGGCGCGGCGCTCGTCAAGAAAGCCATCACCCGGCCGTCGCCGAACTTCTGCTCGACCACCAACGGCGCGCCGTTGCGGAGCCGGGCCACGGTGCGGGCGGTCGAACTCGTCGGCGGAACCCAATTCTTGTTGACCGCGAAGTAGCGCTCGACGATCACCTTATCGATGTCCACGTTCGGTTGACTGGCAAACAGGGAAAACACCGGATGGTTTCCCTCGACCGTCAGATCACTGGCCGTTTCGGTCCGATCGATGAGCAATTCGGTCGGGCCAACCAGCGGGGCCGGAAAGATTCCTTTGCCGTCGCGATAGAGCCGCGTGTTGAAGAAATCGGAGCGCGAGCGGTCGCCCATGAAAAACGCCACGCCGCCCCCCGCTTTCGCATACGCCTCGACCGCGTCGATCTCCGGCTGATCGAGCCGATCGATATCGAGCAAGTAGATCACATGATACGCGTCGAGCGGCTTGTCGCGGAGGAATCTGGGGGATTCAATCCGCGGTGTGATGCCGGTCGGAGCGACGTTGTTCGACGAGAAGGGAAGCGTGAGGAAATAGGCGTCCCCCTTGCCCGAGACCGCTTGTGTGTCGCCGTCGATCACCAGCACCGGGACGCTGTCGGGGAAATCGAGGACGGTATAACGATTGTTGTCGGGATCGACCGCGTCGGCCGGCAGCTTGGCGGAAATCGAATGCTCCCCGGCATTCGCGTAGCGGACCTCGAAATCGCCGCTCGCCGTCTGACCCGCGGGGATGGCGCTG
Coding sequences:
- a CDS encoding BatA domain-containing protein; the encoded protein is MFEFPTLLWFLPLVGLPILIHLINVLRHKRIRWAPMEFLLQSQKRNRTWIMLKQLLLLLLRMAAVAAVVLMLSQPTARNTLGALLGGGKTHHIVLLDDSYSMSDHWADTSAFRQATDVIARIGGQLSRQGGRQEFTLLPFSQASHPGRGMKPTLDHEPISPEFKDDLTGKLAALRPSELAVGPAEGLSAVEQMVRGGDGKTSTIVYLVSDFRAKDWTNVTELRRSLLALNELGAKIQMIDCVDAERPNLAISALKPGMGIRAAGVPLKIEVAVTNYGQQTARDISLQLEEDGRSRPAITISAIPAGQTASGDFEVRYANAGEHSISAKLPADAVDPDNNRYTVLDFPDSVPVLVIDGDTQAVSGKGDAYFLTLPFSSNNVAPTGITPRIESPRFLRDKPLDAYHVIYLLDIDRLDQPEIDAVEAYAKAGGGVAFFMGDRSRSDFFNTRLYRDGKGIFPAPLVGPTELLIDRTETASDLTVEGNHPVFSLFASQPNVDIDKVIVERYFAVNKNWVPPTSSTARTVARLRNGAPLVVEQKFGDGRVMAFLTSAAPTWNNLARTPRHIGAMLQLAAYLSAAKQTNPSREVGGPLEVEFDRAKYLPQVKFITPQRGPAGTLPVEGAPSGDRFKAALPGDAAQSGIYEVQFTTPDNRNESRRFAYNVAPEEGDLKTIDGPQLESRLSGVKYRFHHAADAFFDSGEFDRANLGRLVLYSLIGLLVCEQLLAYSCSYHPNAKELAR